The Gemmatimonadota bacterium genome has a segment encoding these proteins:
- a CDS encoding anhydro-N-acetylmuramic acid kinase, translating to MIVVGLMSGTSLDGISAAVVRFRDVGARVEAELLGFDVAPYAMGDRARLAQALVGGTPEEYCRLGFDLGEWLAAAAIRVLAQAGIARGDVAAIASHGQTIWHVPGHSTWQIGEAAVIAERTGCRVISDFRVADVAAGGQGAPLVSMADRVLFSSPDTWRALQNIGGIGNVTLVPPGGGELGLRAFDTGPGVVVIDGVTQRVDPSLTYDVDGRLARQGQVIHAAVEATLDDPYFLAPPPKTTGREFFDAAYITTFIERCRAEHPQAKGPDLVASAVALTARSIGSSLRQFVPEPVAELVVSGGGAQNPVLVEAIAHAVAPIPVRRFDQLFFDGEAKEAAAFALLGYLHLTGRPGNVPAATGARGGRVLGKTCGGGGP from the coding sequence ATGATCGTCGTCGGCCTGATGTCGGGGACCTCGCTCGACGGGATCTCGGCCGCGGTCGTCCGGTTTCGCGACGTCGGGGCACGGGTGGAGGCTGAGTTGCTTGGGTTTGATGTGGCGCCCTATGCGATGGGTGATCGCGCCCGGCTGGCCCAGGCGCTCGTTGGGGGCACGCCGGAGGAGTATTGTCGACTGGGCTTCGACCTGGGAGAATGGCTGGCGGCCGCGGCGATCCGCGTCCTCGCACAGGCGGGTATTGCCCGCGGCGACGTGGCGGCGATTGCCTCGCACGGCCAAACGATCTGGCACGTGCCGGGGCATTCCACCTGGCAGATCGGCGAAGCCGCGGTGATCGCCGAGCGCACGGGCTGTCGGGTCATCAGCGACTTCCGCGTGGCCGACGTGGCCGCGGGGGGCCAGGGAGCTCCGCTGGTCTCGATGGCGGATCGCGTGCTCTTCTCGTCGCCGGACACCTGGCGGGCGCTGCAGAACATCGGTGGGATCGGGAACGTGACATTGGTCCCGCCGGGTGGCGGCGAGCTCGGGCTGCGGGCGTTCGACACCGGCCCCGGGGTTGTCGTGATCGACGGCGTGACCCAGCGCGTAGATCCGTCGCTGACCTACGACGTGGATGGTCGTCTGGCGCGCCAGGGGCAGGTGATCCACGCGGCCGTCGAGGCGACGCTGGATGATCCGTACTTCCTCGCGCCGCCACCCAAGACCACCGGGCGCGAGTTCTTCGATGCGGCATACATCACCACCTTTATCGAGCGATGCCGCGCCGAACACCCGCAGGCGAAGGGGCCGGACCTGGTGGCGTCAGCCGTGGCCCTCACGGCTCGGTCGATCGGGAGCAGCTTGCGACAGTTTGTCCCGGAGCCGGTGGCCGAGTTGGTGGTGTCCGGCGGCGGGGCGCAGAATCCGGTGCTCGTCGAGGCGATTGCCCACGCGGTCGCCCCGATCCCGGTCCGGCGGTTCGACCAGTTATTCTTTGACGGCGAGGCCAAGGAGGCCGCGGCTTTCGCGTTGTTGGGCTACCTGCACCTTACGGGGCGCCCGGGGAACGTGCCGGCGGCGACGGGCGCGCGCGGGGGGAGGGTGCTGGGGAAGACCTGTGGGGGCGGCGGCCCGTAG